The Spirosoma oryzicola region AGGTGACGTACAGCCCGCCGACGGACGTACGGTTCGCAGACCTGCTCCATTTTGATCGCCGACATAACACGGGTGTACAAACCCTGTTTTTCGAGCGAGCTTTGGATGGCCATCGCGTTGATAACCGTTGCCAGCATACCCATGTAATCGCCCTGAACGCGGTCGATGCCCGACCGTTCGCCCGATACGCCCCGGAAGATATTGCCCCCCCCGATCACGATGGCGACCTGAACGCCCATGTCTACTACCTGCTTAATTTCACGGCTGTATTGTTCCAGCACAATCGGGTCAATATTGTACCCGCTAGGGCCCGCCAATGCCTCTCCGCTCAGCTTGAGCAGAATGCGTTTGTAGTTCGTCGAAGGTGTCATGAGGAGAAATTTTGCGGACAAAGATACGAAAAGCGTTGGGCATAGCCCACATGGTCTGACGTTTTACCCTTGTTTTTTACTGTGCGCAACGGTCTTCACAGGCTATTTATGAGGCAAATTCAATCAACACCTGCCCTTTTTCTACCCGGTCGCCCTTAGCCGTACGAATGCTTTTGATGAGGCCATCGCCACTGGCTTTCAGGACGTTTTCCATCTTCATCGCTTCCAGAATCAGCAGACTATCCCCTTTACTCACGGTATCGCCCGGCTGCACGTTGACCCCCACAATTAATCCTGGCATGGGGGCTTTCAGATCGTTTACCTTGGCCATAGCCGCGCTGCTCATGCCCATCTTTTCAAGCAACAGATCAAAGCGATCCTTTAGCTGAACCTGATGAATGTGCCCGTTGATCGTCAACTTCACGCTTTTTTCGGCCTGATTCAATTCCAGAATTTCGGCGGTGTACGAGCGGTTCTGGTACAGAATATGGATAGTCCGCTCAGTCAATTTCACCAGATCCCAATCAAAGGGCGCTCCGTTGAGGGTTGGACCAGCAGCCGTAAGGTCAATTGTAACGGGCTGATTGGCAAGAATCGTTTGGTACATAAAAAGTAGGGTGTTGGCCGTTCAATTTCCGGCTTCTCGACCAGAATCCAAAATCTTTTTCTTCCGGCGTGGCTGACGCAGCAATTTTGCCAATGCCATACCAGTTGTTACGCTCATATACGTAAGTAAGCCTTTATCTTTGGCGCTTATTCAGGTCATTACAAGCCCTGTAAACCAATTAACGCAATGCTCAACGATTCTCAGCCAGATCTGGCCCCGATTACCCGCCACCTACGGGCGATGTTTGGTTCCCGCTTACTTATTGCAGCCGTCAGCCATTTACCCGTTTTTGATTATCTTAGTGACACTTCGCTCTCCGTTAACGAGTTGCGTGAGCGACTGAACTTACAGGAACGCCCGGCCATGGTGCTGTTTCCGGCGCTGTGCGCAATGGATCTGCTCCGTTACGATGCATCAGACCGCTTAACGATTACCGAATTAGGGCGTTATCTAGTCCGCCAGCAAACGCCGAATGTCGCTGGATACGTAGGGCTGGAAAAAGATGATCTGGGCGCCCTTGAAATGGTCATCCGGCTTCAAAATGATGGTCCGCTCGATGCTCCGCAGGGCATCACGTTTGTTAAAGAAGGCGAAGGGCCATCACCGATGGACGACCCGGCTCTCGCGCGGGAGCTAACGCTTGGGCTGTCGGGCCGCGCCCGTCGATTATCGCCCATTGTCGCGTCAAAAATCACGAAGCGCGACGGTCATTTACTGGATGTAGCGGGGGGAACCGGTTTTTACACCTACGAATGGCTCCTGCAAAATCCGACATCGACAGCCACCTTGTTTGACCGGCCAGCGGTCTTATCGGTCGCTTCCGAATTGCTGGACGAATTAAGCCAAAGTGGCCGTCCGGGAGCAGAGACGCTTCGCGAGCGGGTAACATTCCTGCCTGGCGATATGCTGACGGACGAACTTCCCCAAACGGATATCCTGCTGGCAGCGAGCCTTTTTCACGACTGGCCTACCCCCACTTGTCAATTATTAGCCGACCGCTTTGCGGCTGCGCTGCGCCCCGGCGGAGAACTGTGGGTTCACGATGCCTTTCTAAACGACACGCTCGACGGGCCACTGCCGGTTACGGACTACTCCGCTCAATTGTTCTGGGGAACAAAGGGTCGATGCTACAGCCGGGCCGAATACCGAAGCTGGTTTGTGCAGGCTGGGCTGGAACCCACTTCCGACAACATTCCGACTCAGATGGATTACGGCTTGATCTGGGCGCGTAAACCAAACGGGTAATGCGAACGGAATCGCTACCGACCGGGTTATGGAGCAGGTTCACTATGTCGGCTACAAACGGCGTTTCACCCGATTCGCCTAAACAAACCAACGATGGAAGTAGAAATCTGGAGTGATGTCATGTGCCCGTTTTGCTACATTGGCAAACGCAAATTCGAACATGCACTCAACGAGTTTTCGCATAAAGATCAGGTAACGATTGTCTGGAAAAGCTTTCAGCTTAATCCGGCTATGAAAACCGATCCGAGCAAGAATATCAACGATTATTTGTCCGAAGCCAAAGGTTGGAGTCTTGATCAGGCCCGGCAGATGAATGATCGCGTTACGGCGATGGCTGGTGACGTTGGCTTAACCTACGACTTCGATAAAGCCGTCGTCGCCAATTCGTTCGACGCCCACCGCCTGATTCAGCTAGCCAAAGCGCACGGATTAGGTGATGCCGCCGAAGAGCGTCTGTTTCGGGCTTATTTTACGGAAGGCCGTAACACGGCTGACCACGAAACGTTGCTGGAATTAGGCACCGATATTGGCCTGGACGCTTCAGATGTGCGGCAAATGCTGGAAAGCAATCAGTACGCGGAAGCTGTTCAGCGCGACATTTACGAAGCACAGCAGGTCGGCGCACGGGGTGTTCCGTTTTTTGTCTTTAATCGTCGGTACGCCGTTTCGGGCGCGCAACAACCGGAAACGTTTTTGGGTGCACTCAATACGGCCTGGTCCGAAGCACAGAAAGAAACCGTTTAGCGAGCTAAACGTACGAGCGAAGGCCCCACGCAACCCCGGTCTGGTTGCGTGGGGCCTTGCTTGTTGATAACTGTTTACACCAGTTCAGGCATGTATTTTTCCTGTATTTCGTCCAGAAGGGCAGCGACTCCGGCGTAAGAATCCGTCGTAACGAGCTGCGACCGGTACGGCTTAAAATCGGGTAAGCCTTTAAAGTAGTTCGCGTAGTGACGGCGCATCTCAAATAAGCCGACAATCTCACCTTTCCAGCGAATCGAAAAGTCAAGGTGCTGCCGACAAACGGCTACTCGGTCAGCAATAGTTGGAGCGAGTCGGTGTTCGCCGGTGCGCACGAAATGCTTGATCTCGTCGAAGATCCAGGGATAACCGATACTGGCCCGACCAATCATCACACCGTCTACGCCGTATTTATTTTTGTATTCGAGCGCTTTTTCGGGCGAATCAATATCGCCATTCCCGAAGATGGGAATCTGAATGCGCGGATTTTCTTTGATGCGACCGATGAGCGTCCAGTCCGCTTCGCCTTTGTACATTTGCACGCGCGTGCGACCGTGAATCGTCAGGGCTTTGATGCCGATATCCTGCAACCGTTCGGCAACCTCGCCCACGTTTTTGGTGTTGTCGTCCCAGCCAAGCCGGGTTTTTACCGTTACGGGCAGATGCGTGGCTTTGACAACGGCGTCGGTCATGCGCACCATCTTGGGAATGTCCTGCAACAGAGCCGCGCCCGCGCCCCGGCAAGCCACATTTTTTACGGGGCAGCCGTAATTGATGTCGATCAGATCTGGATTGGCACGGGAGGCTATTTCGGCACAGGCCCCCATCGTTTCCACGTCCGAGCCGAATAATTGAATACCAATCGGGCGTTCGTATTCGAAGATGTCCAGCTTCTGCACGCTTTTAGCGGCATCGCGAATCAACCCTTCCGACGAAATAAACTCCGTGTACATCAGGTCGGCTCCGTTGGCCTTACAAACCGCCCGAAAGGGTGGATCGCTGACATCTTCCATAGGAGCCAGCAGCAGCGGAAAATCCGGTAATTGAATGTTGCCAATAGTAACCACGCAGGCAATAAGTTATGATCTATACTGTCGGAATTACGATTTACGGACTCGTTTGGTTCCTCAGTGGTGTAAACGCTTAGGAAAGGCTGCGTACGCAACACCTGAGCGTTGTCTCTTTGCCTGAGCTTACGACTTCTCGGGCGAGAACAGCGATAACATCACCGTAAAATAACCATCATCATCCCGAATGATGGGCTCAGACTGCGCGAGTAGCCGATATTTAGCCGCAATGTTGGACAACCCAACCTGGTTTGACGCCATCCGGTTATTT contains the following coding sequences:
- a CDS encoding acetyl-CoA carboxylase biotin carboxyl carrier protein subunit, translated to MYQTILANQPVTIDLTAAGPTLNGAPFDWDLVKLTERTIHILYQNRSYTAEILELNQAEKSVKLTINGHIHQVQLKDRFDLLLEKMGMSSAAMAKVNDLKAPMPGLIVGVNVQPGDTVSKGDSLLILEAMKMENVLKASGDGLIKSIRTAKGDRVEKGQVLIEFAS
- the pyrH gene encoding UMP kinase yields the protein MTPSTNYKRILLKLSGEALAGPSGYNIDPIVLEQYSREIKQVVDMGVQVAIVIGGGNIFRGVSGERSGIDRVQGDYMGMLATVINAMAIQSSLEKQGLYTRVMSAIKMEQVCEPYVRRRAVRHLEKGRVVIFGAGTGNPYFTTDSTAALRAIEIEADAVLKGTKVDGVYTADPMKDKTATRYTTITFEDVYEKKLSVMDLTAFTLCQENNLPIIVFNMNETGSLLRLVQGEDVGTLITTKLPEETV
- a CDS encoding methyltransferase, which produces MLNDSQPDLAPITRHLRAMFGSRLLIAAVSHLPVFDYLSDTSLSVNELRERLNLQERPAMVLFPALCAMDLLRYDASDRLTITELGRYLVRQQTPNVAGYVGLEKDDLGALEMVIRLQNDGPLDAPQGITFVKEGEGPSPMDDPALARELTLGLSGRARRLSPIVASKITKRDGHLLDVAGGTGFYTYEWLLQNPTSTATLFDRPAVLSVASELLDELSQSGRPGAETLRERVTFLPGDMLTDELPQTDILLAASLFHDWPTPTCQLLADRFAAALRPGGELWVHDAFLNDTLDGPLPVTDYSAQLFWGTKGRCYSRAEYRSWFVQAGLEPTSDNIPTQMDYGLIWARKPNG
- a CDS encoding DsbA family oxidoreductase, producing MEVEIWSDVMCPFCYIGKRKFEHALNEFSHKDQVTIVWKSFQLNPAMKTDPSKNINDYLSEAKGWSLDQARQMNDRVTAMAGDVGLTYDFDKAVVANSFDAHRLIQLAKAHGLGDAAEERLFRAYFTEGRNTADHETLLELGTDIGLDASDVRQMLESNQYAEAVQRDIYEAQQVGARGVPFFVFNRRYAVSGAQQPETFLGALNTAWSEAQKETV
- the dusB gene encoding tRNA dihydrouridine synthase DusB, whose translation is MVTIGNIQLPDFPLLLAPMEDVSDPPFRAVCKANGADLMYTEFISSEGLIRDAAKSVQKLDIFEYERPIGIQLFGSDVETMGACAEIASRANPDLIDINYGCPVKNVACRGAGAALLQDIPKMVRMTDAVVKATHLPVTVKTRLGWDDNTKNVGEVAERLQDIGIKALTIHGRTRVQMYKGEADWTLIGRIKENPRIQIPIFGNGDIDSPEKALEYKNKYGVDGVMIGRASIGYPWIFDEIKHFVRTGEHRLAPTIADRVAVCRQHLDFSIRWKGEIVGLFEMRRHYANYFKGLPDFKPYRSQLVTTDSYAGVAALLDEIQEKYMPELV